The DNA window AGTCTATCATAAGATTCAAAGCCGTGCATAGTTCATGGCTTTCTTTCCTTTCAAGCAAAGAGTTTACTCTTCAACATCTCCGACGTAATAAAGCTAATTATTCTACATACAAATGCGGCTTCATTCGCGTTGAAGCTAATCAGACATTCGGGCATCCATCTCTCTCCTTCCGTAATCTTGTTACAGCGACTGAGGACGGTAACGTTGTAATAGAGGAGATTAAAGAAGCTTTCAGAGAGACGGATTCCGGTGTTAGAGTACATGGATCATTCAACGGTTTGTTACTGGTAAGCATAAACGGCCACCTCATACTGTGGAATCCATCTACCATGGAATATAAAAGGATTGATATACGCTCCCTTTGTCGTTATATCATTATCGAGATTGGGCTAGGTTACGACGAGTTAAACGAcagttataaaattattttaattcatgCTCACTTAGAGACAATTACAATTGAAGTTTATAGTATGAAAACAAATAGTTggaagaaaatatattattattatgatgAGTTTCCTTATATTTTATCACAAAGTAATCAATTTATTACTTTGGCCAATGGGATCCCACATTGGATTGTGGCGCGACGGATTGTGCGGCCATGTGGAAATTGTACTAAAAAAGTTGTTTTGCGTTTTGATATGATAGACGAGGTGTTCAAAGAGGTGGTTCTACCCGAAGAATTGCAATGTATTAGCGAAGGGGTTCAAAGTATCTCTATGTTGGATGGTGATCTTTGCGTAGTAGCATCGAAAGGCGGCTGGGTGATGAAAGATTACGGGACTGCGAAGTCATGGTATAAATTGGACATTGATTATGGTTTTCATCAACGACATCTACTTCACTTTCTGCCAGTCGGATTTTCCAACGACAAGAATCAAGTTGTTGTGGGGATAAATCGAATTAAATGGAGATCATATGAACAAGCTATTGTAATATACAACAAGAGCAGCAATCAGTATACTaattttgtaaaactcaaaTCAAATGTAGTTTCATATGTAGAGACCCTTGTGTCTCCAAATAACTACTACAATTAATATTCATGCTTGTCTGATTATATCAATAATTGGTCATATTTTTGTTTCatcaaatgttatttaattatgagTATAATCAATCATTAATACTAAATTTAGgaatttaatttattctaatataTGTTGGATATTAATTATACCTTCTCTTTGTGtagaaaaagaaaatctaaTCTTATTAGGATAATGACTCTTATTTCTTCGCCTATTTTAAACTCTAGTTTTCGCTTATTTTAAACTCGAGTAATAGACTAATAGTATTATAATTCTACAATTCAATTATATTTCCTGCCCATATATATAATACTCACCACCCTAATTTTCACATTAGTTTTTCACTTTTTCTTTTGATTAGCGGCtgctttaatttcttggaactACATGGTGGATTGTCCGAATTTCGTAGAAGAAATATTGGTGGAGATCCTGTTAAGACTGCCCATTAAGTCCATCGTAAGATTCAAAGCCGTGCATAGTTCATGGCTTTCTTTTCTTTCGAGCACAGAGTTTACTCTTGAACATCTCCGACGTAATAAAGCTAATGCTACATACAAATACGGCGTGGTTGGAGTTGAAAATATAACTCCAAGATCTTCATCTCTCTCCTTTCGTAATCTTGTTACGGTGACAAAGGACGACATCGCTGTAATGAAGATTAAACAGGTGAAGCACATTGCTAGAGTATATGGATCCTGCAATGGCTTGTTACTGGTACAGAAAATTGACGAACTTGTAGTGTGGAATCCATCTACCGCCGAATACAAAAGTGTTCGCACATTTAATTTCGTAACTTTCTATAACTTGGTAAATCATAATAATCCCATATTTGGCATTGGCTATGATGATTTAAACGacaattacaaaattattttcgGAGTGATTTCTCATTCGTCAAAGAGCGAAGTTGAAGTTTATAGTATGAAAACAGGAAGTTGGGAGAAAAAAGTTTACAATTTCCCCTACATTGTCAGCGAAAGTAGTTGTACTACTTTAGCGAATGGGACGCCACATTGGATCGGGAGGAGGGCTGATAGATATGAAAAAGTCGTCCTGTTTTTCGATACGATAAAGGAGGAGTTCAAAGAGTTGGTTCTACCTCAATATTACGGAGAGTTCGATCAACGTATATCTGTTTTGGACGGTGATCTTTGTTTAGCAACATCCGACGGGTCTTTCGTAAAAGTATGGGTGATGAAAGAATACGACATGGTGAAATCATGGTGTAAATTGGACATCAATTATCCTCTTCATCCGGATGGGATCAGGCCCTATAGATTCTTCTTTATGCCCGTTGGATTTGCCAACGACGATAATCAAGTTGTGATAGAGTTCAACAAAAAAGCTATAGCAATATACGGTAGAATTAGAAATAATAGGATTGGGTATAGGGATGTTGTGCATCTCCAAATAGGAGTAGCAGCATATATAGAAACACTTGTATCTCCTAACTATAATAGTCACTCACAACACAAATttctttagaaaaaaaaaatatatgattccGAATTCTGTAGTTTTTCAGTTCAATTCaattattttcagtttaatttacACTAAAATCTAActtgaatattttattatctaaGCTCAACCGaactaaataatcaaatttttgaAATAGTATCAGAGTGAACTGAATAAATTCAACTGAACCACTTTAGCGAACGGGACGCCACATTGGATCGCGACGAGCTGGGCACATGGAGGTTATAAAAAAGTCGTTATGTTTTTCGATATGATAGAGGAGTTCAAAGATATGGCGCTACCTAAATATGATGGACCATTTCAAAGTATTTTCGGGTTGGATGGTGATCTTTGTGTAGCAGCATCGGAAGGTGAATACTTAAAAATATGGGCGATGAAAGTCTATGGGACGGCGAAATCATGGTATgaattgaaaatcaagaatCCTATTCGTTTTCCCGTCGGATTTTATTTTATGCCCGTAGGATTTAGCTACGACAACGGCGAAATTGTTGTAATGGAGTTGAATAAAAATGGTATGGCAATAGACAATAGACTCAGCAATGAGTATAAGAATGTTGTACTACTGAGCCAAACAAGAGTAGAGACATTTGTATCTCCCCACTGCAATTAATatgcataatttatttttgttaaccCTAGGCCTCGAGTGATCATATTCCATCAATGGCTACTACGGACTCGAAGTATTGTATTTgaatattacttttattttatgtgATTGTTTAGTTAGGTctgatttataaattggatttggaattagttaaattttcatttaattgatTTCACTTTATTGCAAATTACAGTTTAGCAGTAATTGTATAGTTTCAAACTAAAAATATCATGTCTACATTAATTGTTGTTGTGCTTTGGAAATAAAATGTTATCTATGTTGAGTCATAATCGAGTCCAAACtaattttttgttcatttaaaaGCAAACCGAATTAACTAAATTAGTTCAGCCTTTTAActgaaatttaattatcaaaatttaaagagTCAAAATTGAACCAACCAAATAAATCGCTaaactaatcaaattataaaaaaaaaataacaatatttgtttaatttgactgaccaaaattttaaaattcttaatcATAGTTGaacacatttttttataaactgaACCGACTGAATTACCACATTAATTGAAAATCTCTAAatgaaataactaaaataaataggTTAGTTAGATTTCAATTAATATTTGCTCATCAATTAATATGGTATATTTAATGATTGGTTATcacatttattattatcatgTGTCACGCATGGTTGTCAAACCcgaaccggaccggccggtttgACCGGAAAACCATCGAACCGGCCATATCAACGGTTCGGGTTGCACTAAAAACCCTTATAATCACAAATCCGCGGTTTTTTAATCGAACCGGTCGGATAACCGCTGAATTGGACCAATTAACCGGTCAAGTAACCGGAAAAATCGGTCCGGTTTGGTCAATCACTTAAAAACCCAAGCccttattaaaaataaatagggAATTTAAATGTCATTGCTGGGATTTGAGCCTTGGTTGTTTAGTATTTTTAGTGGAAACATTCAATACCACCAAACTAACTTACTATTTATGTCTATGtttcttattatataattattaatagttataatttttttttttataatacggGTTTAATTCCGGTTGAACTCCGGTTAAATTCCGGTTGAACCTTTAACCCTTGACCCTCTAGTCTCACCGGTTTTATCACCGGGCCGGATTTGACAACCATGGTCGCACGATAAATGGATGGTTTATAATCTTACATAATGAATTTTGTTCTAAagtctttatttttaaaatcgaacaaatccaaaattttgaaGAAGtaatttttcaaaccaaacctAATTGAACCTGTCGGATCGGTCGGTTTTTCAGGTgagtttagttattttttgtttggttcacaGTAAAATATAACTTGAAATTTTTATGGTCTAATTTGAACCGAACGGAACAACCAAATTTTTGACATAATAGCAAATTGAACCCAATAAATTATCAATTCAGTTTGATCTTTGGTTTTGGTTGGTTTTTTCAAACCCTACTTGCCAGTCAAAGAAAATCTCAACACTGCAaaccaaataagaaaaaagttcGCTTTTATAGAAGAATAATTTTCCCCTGCactctttaaaatatattcatagTTATTACTCcatccggtccataatatttgtcgcatttgagaattttttttggtccataatatttgtcatgttataatatcaagagagcattaattgctatttttccatgttTGCCCTCCATtgatttattaaaagaatacaataaacaaatgaaaatggtagtcataaatgtaaacaagtttcaatatagggttaacttagtaaaagtgtttgcaaattaagacatattaattgttttcttagtttTTGTGTCAAAGCCAAATgcaacaaatattatgaaccggagtACTTGCTACCATAAAAGCAATTAACAAATCTTTAGCATAGGTGTGATCTCGTTTGGGAGAAATTTTAAGGTAAATTCAGTTCATCGCGTCATTTATACATTAAATTTATCGcattatgacacgttattaaaataatggcaaaaatataaaaaaataataaataaaattacgataTTACCACTATTTTAAGGACATGTCGATAATGTAATAGACTAGTACACGAATAACGTGATGTACtgagtttatttaaaaatttctccTATCTTGAACCGATTTGAGAGAATGAAAAAAAGTTCcgattttttctttaatataaaTATCCTAACAATTCATTCTCCCAAAAAACAAATAGACtgattaatttattaatcaTTTCCTCAAGATGTAATTTTGTATAGTCCAATGTCAACTACACCTACACGGAGATCATattcaaatatataatttcTTATTCTATGATACATAAATATACAGTCAAAGATCATACAGCTCATCCAAATTAATTATAGAACATGTTCATTTCTAATATCTATTGAAACaaactataaaaaatacaacCCACCATTTATAGCATTTGCAAATTAAATCCTAAtgaaattttgttataaaagtattaaaacttCTTTACAAGTTTCCAAATTAACCCTTGTAAAATGagcaaaggaaaaaaaaaggtaaattaaACCCTATATTTATATCAGTGTAATGTtgtttttactatttttataattaaaatttaataaattcaaaatagcTTATACCACACGAATAAAGTAATACTCTCTGTCCTATAattataagaatttttttattttggtttgccTTATATagctatttttatgaaaattaataattacggATTAATATCGATATTTTCAATAGATGCTTTAATTTTAGCCTATTAGAATATACCaattagaataaatttaagaattatgtttgaaatatttttaaaaaaagtatatggcattatgatattttttaatccataaaaaaagaactaaaaattttcttaaattacGGGATGAGGAagtataataaaatttcaaaaatatttaactttattcatttattgtatttttcaatttttaattatcaacaATAATAAATCATACAAATTTTATCAATTGACTATATATATTTGGAAAAACTTATACTAACATTTACGgttcttaaatatttttcacCTCTATATGCTATAGCTATCTAAATGCACTGAAAAGTCAATGTAAGAAAATTTTCTGTAAGGTTTACTTTGTTAGTGGTGTAAAAGTTTGAGGGTCTTTTTATAGTTTTCCCTAATTATTTATACATGAAGTTAGTAGTTAGATGATGAGACTAATCAAATTTGGCACCTTGATTTCTTTGTGTCTAGTccttttgaatttgaaatttcagCCAAGATGACTAATACATATGTTTCTCAAGAAATTAAAAACTTCATAGTCAGTAAAAGTATGGCTTTGTTTGCTTCACAAGTTGCAAGGATAACGTTCCTTTTTATCATAGTTCTTGTGATTATGGCCGCTATATCGGTGGTTTTGTATATTTTCGGACCAGGAGTATGGGCTGCCGTTGCAGTCATCGGAGCAAGCGCGGTTGTTATTGCCGCCTACGTAGTGATTATTCGTACACGAAAGAACAGACTTGCGAATGATGAAGAGACGGGACTTGAAGATGAAGGCCTCGAAGACGACTTAGGTCAAATATCAGGGTTACCCTTGAGATTTACTTTCCTTCAACTCAAACTCGCGACCCGAAATTTTGAAAATAGGCTCGGAAATGGTTCGTTCGGTACAGTTTTCGAAGGAACACTCGAAAACGGAAGAAAAATAGCCGTAAAACGGTTAGAATCGTTAGGTCAAGGGAAGAAGGAGTTTTTAGCCGAGGTTAATACTGTCGGAAGCATCCACCATCTTAATTTAGTGACACTAATCGGATTCTGTGCAGAAAGTCGACACAGGATGTTGGTGTATGAGTTCATGTGCAACGGATCTTTAGAAAAATGGATTTTTCGAGACGAAAATGCTCTAGATTGGCAAACTAGAAAATCAATTATGATCGGCATAGCGAAAGGGCTAGCTTATCTTCATGAAGAGTGCACAAGAAAAATAGTTCACTTAGATATTAAACCGCAAAACATTTTATTAGATGCAAATCTACAAGCAAAGATATCCGATTTCGGAATGTCAACTTTGATCGAACGCGATCAAAGTCAAATTATGACAGCAATCCGAGGAACTTTCGGCTATATGGCTCCAGAACTATTGAGCTCTATCATAACAAAGAAGGCTGATGTGT is part of the Mercurialis annua linkage group LG3, ddMerAnnu1.2, whole genome shotgun sequence genome and encodes:
- the LOC126673836 gene encoding F-box/kelch-repeat protein At3g06240-like, producing MVNCPNFVEEILVDILLRLPVKSIIRFKAVHSSWLSFLSSKEFTLQHLRRNKANYSTYKCGFIRVEANQTFGHPSLSFRNLVTATEDGNVVIEEIKEAFRETDSGVRVHGSFNGLLLVSINGHLILWNPSTMEYKRIDIRSLCRYIIIEIGLGYDELNDSYKIILIHAHLETITIEVYSMKTNSWKKIYYYYDEFPYILSQSNQFITLANGIPHWIVARRIVRPCGNCTKKVVLRFDMIDEVFKEVVLPEELQCISEGVQSISMLDGDLCVVASKGGWVMKDYGTAKSWYKLDIDYGFHQRHLLHFLPVGFSNDKNQVVVGINRIKWRSYEQAIVIYNKSSNQYTNFVKLKSNVVSYVETLVSPNNYYN
- the LOC126672208 gene encoding F-box/kelch-repeat protein At3g23880-like; its protein translation is MVDCPNFVEEILVEILLRLPIKSIVRFKAVHSSWLSFLSSTEFTLEHLRRNKANATYKYGVVGVENITPRSSSLSFRNLVTVTKDDIAVMKIKQVKHIARVYGSCNGLLLVQKIDELVVWNPSTAEYKSVRTFNFVTFYNLVNHNNPIFGIGYDDLNDNYKIIFGVISHSSKSEVEVYSMKTGSWEKKVYNFPYIVSESSCTTLANGTPHWIGRRADRYEKVVLFFDTIKEEFKELVLPQYYGEFDQRISVLDGDLCLATSDGSFVKVWVMKEYDMVKSWCKLDINYPLHPDGIRPYRFFFMPVGFANDDNQVVIEFNKKAIAIYGRIRNNRIGYRDVVHLQIGVAAYIETLVSPNYNSHSQHKFL
- the LOC126674144 gene encoding G-type lectin S-receptor-like serine/threonine-protein kinase SD2-5, translated to MTNTYVSQEIKNFIVSKSMALFASQVARITFLFIIVLVIMAAISVVLYIFGPGVWAAVAVIGASAVVIAAYVVIIRTRKNRLANDEETGLEDEGLEDDLGQISGLPLRFTFLQLKLATRNFENRLGNGSFGTVFEGTLENGRKIAVKRLESLGQGKKEFLAEVNTVGSIHHLNLVTLIGFCAESRHRMLVYEFMCNGSLEKWIFRDENALDWQTRKSIMIGIAKGLAYLHEECTRKIVHLDIKPQNILLDANLQAKISDFGMSTLIERDQSQIMTAIRGTFGYMAPELLSSIITKKADVYSFGIVVMEIVCGRKNIDRSVPEDYMFLLLTFMRKAKDGQLGDLVDKKCELQKLEVVEMMKVAVWCLQNDYTARPSMSSVVRVLESDMKVEAELDYSINYPPTSMAIQRKDKEDFRSADSATALLPWSLSGPR